In one Bryobacteraceae bacterium genomic region, the following are encoded:
- a CDS encoding three-Cys-motif partner protein TcmP, with protein sequence MAVEYDEIGIWSEVKLAIVREYAAAYSRIMEASRRDKIGRLSWLYVDAFAGPGYHLSKTTGETVEGSPLIALNTSPPFHEYHFIDTEKARATQLRKLAGDRDDVKIYTGDCNTILLRDVFPRAKHSDYRRAFCLLDPYNINLTWEVIEAAGKSGSIEIFLNFMIMDINRNALRKRMEKSLQSKVDQLTRLVGDESWKDAGYREVETLFGTDHQKVSNEEFAEWFRQRLINKAGFKHVPKPMPMKTKNNAVIYYLYFASQKPAALSIVTSIFKKYGQQ encoded by the coding sequence GTGGCGGTCGAGTATGACGAGATCGGCATCTGGTCGGAAGTCAAGCTGGCCATCGTGCGCGAGTACGCGGCAGCGTACTCCCGGATCATGGAGGCGTCGCGTCGCGACAAGATCGGCCGGTTGAGCTGGTTGTACGTCGACGCGTTCGCCGGCCCCGGCTACCACCTCAGCAAGACCACGGGCGAGACCGTGGAGGGGAGCCCGCTCATCGCGCTGAACACGAGCCCGCCATTCCACGAATACCATTTCATCGACACGGAAAAGGCGAGGGCAACGCAGTTGCGCAAGCTCGCGGGTGATCGTGACGACGTGAAGATCTACACGGGGGACTGCAACACCATCCTCTTGCGTGATGTGTTCCCTCGCGCGAAGCACAGCGACTACCGGCGCGCCTTTTGCCTCCTGGACCCGTACAACATCAACTTGACCTGGGAGGTCATAGAGGCAGCAGGAAAGTCAGGGTCGATCGAGATATTCCTGAACTTCATGATCATGGACATTAACCGAAACGCCCTGCGCAAGCGCATGGAGAAAAGCCTACAGAGCAAGGTGGACCAGCTCACGCGGCTCGTGGGTGATGAATCATGGAAAGACGCGGGTTATCGTGAAGTAGAGACCCTGTTTGGGACGGACCACCAGAAGGTTTCGAACGAGGAGTTCGCTGAATGGTTCCGGCAACGGTTAATCAATAAGGCCGGGTTCAAGCACGTACCGAAACCGATGCCGATGAAGACGAAGAATAACGCGGTGATCTACTACCTCTACTTTGCCTCACAGAAGCCCGCCGCGTTGAGCATTGTGACCAGCATCTTCAAGAAATACGGGCAACAGTGA
- a CDS encoding S41 family peptidase — MTERTTEFSPSHREQLLEAVSRTVQTRFFDPNFNGQDWQSLVQSARGRILRAQDPVEFESSVDELLKELSVHPVGFFHQTRARIPFHHVLRATLFARKGGWVFQDVQEDGAAHVAGIKPGDSLMAVNDEPAIPPEPVRFPAGREASLVIRRRGGAEERIVPSAPPADFARKQSVRTAVLHDGVGYLKITRFPGLVGVDMARDIDSAVQKISECRTAVIDLRGNPGGGSANLRLMSYLTPDKRPVGYSLTRPRAERGYRREELAQFRRIPYNKLALVWLALRFKFADKSIVVVTEEMKPPRFQGRVVLLVNEHTVSGAEIVAGFVKDHRLAVIVGSRTAGRLYGWSSYPIQQQYRLTIPVSNYLTWEGKCFEGSGIAPDVEVPFSPEAALEGRDHQLEEGTRIAASL, encoded by the coding sequence ATGACGGAACGCACAACGGAGTTCTCGCCGTCACATCGCGAACAACTCCTCGAAGCTGTCTCTCGGACTGTCCAGACGCGGTTCTTCGATCCCAACTTCAATGGCCAAGACTGGCAGTCCCTCGTCCAGAGCGCCCGAGGTCGAATCCTTCGCGCACAAGATCCGGTCGAATTCGAGTCCTCTGTGGACGAGCTTCTGAAGGAGCTGTCAGTCCATCCAGTCGGGTTCTTTCATCAGACGCGTGCTAGGATTCCCTTCCATCATGTGCTTCGCGCCACGCTGTTTGCGCGGAAGGGCGGTTGGGTGTTCCAGGATGTTCAAGAGGACGGGGCGGCCCACGTCGCCGGCATCAAGCCCGGCGATTCTCTCATGGCGGTCAACGATGAACCCGCTATACCACCGGAGCCGGTTCGATTCCCAGCAGGTAGGGAGGCTTCTCTTGTCATCCGCCGTCGTGGTGGGGCAGAAGAGAGAATTGTGCCGTCCGCTCCTCCGGCCGACTTTGCGCGTAAGCAGTCTGTACGGACCGCAGTTCTCCATGATGGCGTGGGCTATTTGAAGATCACGCGGTTCCCGGGGTTGGTCGGCGTTGATATGGCCAGAGACATCGACTCAGCCGTTCAGAAGATCTCCGAGTGTCGGACAGCGGTGATCGACCTCCGCGGAAACCCCGGAGGAGGCTCGGCGAATCTGCGGCTGATGAGCTACCTGACGCCCGACAAGCGGCCCGTTGGCTACAGCCTCACCCGGCCGCGCGCTGAACGTGGCTACCGTCGAGAGGAGTTGGCACAGTTTCGAAGAATCCCGTACAACAAGCTTGCGCTCGTCTGGCTGGCGCTTCGTTTCAAGTTTGCGGACAAGTCCATCGTGGTCGTTACGGAAGAAATGAAGCCGCCTCGCTTTCAAGGCCGTGTCGTGCTTCTCGTAAATGAACACACGGTCAGCGGCGCCGAGATTGTTGCGGGGTTCGTCAAGGACCACCGCTTGGCCGTGATCGTCGGAAGTAGGACGGCCGGCCGCCTGTATGGATGGAGTTCCTATCCGATTCAGCAGCAGTACCGGCTGACGATTCCCGTCAGCAACTACCTCACGTGGGAGGGAAAGTGCTTCGAGGGATCAGGTATCGCCCCTGACGTCGAAGTGCCGTTCTCGCCTGAAGCCGCCTTGGAGGGGCGCGATCACCAACTGGAGGAAGGAACCAGAATCGCGGCCAGTCTTTGA
- a CDS encoding restriction endonuclease, translating to MAGRRRDVSDWKGFEQLVARIEKDAGPLGLVVTSPDRILCKITGRKREVDASIRSCAGTTNILITIECRKRHPRQDATWIEQLAAKRDAIGAACTIAVSSSGFTPNAVAVADRHGIQLRRLSEVSAAMINSLMRLDFVLFPHKRAAPVRVALRFWCGREWQVPAPNRVDLVLPESTDLFAPIFRNTETNLTWSLNDLWHQVQEVTDPFADIEKGQPPVVRTACFPYPGNVTVETPDGLKVLGDVLLSMALWLEIEQVWLADARKVEYTSPEGTALQRVEFISQRREDKGWRITLQIPKDSADLKDLRTELSQPAPKKPPTKPE from the coding sequence ATGGCAGGTCGCCGACGGGATGTTTCCGACTGGAAGGGCTTTGAGCAACTCGTCGCCCGGATAGAAAAGGATGCCGGCCCGCTCGGACTCGTGGTCACGTCCCCGGACCGGATTCTGTGCAAGATCACCGGGCGCAAGCGGGAAGTCGATGCGAGCATCCGCAGTTGCGCAGGAACGACCAACATCCTGATCACGATCGAGTGCCGCAAGCGGCATCCCAGGCAGGACGCGACGTGGATCGAGCAGCTCGCCGCGAAGCGAGATGCTATCGGGGCAGCGTGCACCATCGCGGTGAGTTCCTCAGGCTTTACTCCGAACGCGGTCGCTGTCGCGGACCGGCATGGCATCCAGTTGCGGCGGTTGTCGGAGGTCTCCGCTGCGATGATCAACTCCTTGATGCGGCTCGATTTCGTTCTCTTCCCGCATAAGCGTGCGGCGCCGGTGCGCGTGGCATTAAGATTTTGGTGTGGTCGGGAGTGGCAGGTGCCTGCCCCGAACAGGGTGGATCTGGTCTTGCCGGAGTCGACGGATCTCTTCGCGCCGATATTCCGGAACACGGAGACGAACCTGACGTGGTCGCTGAACGACCTGTGGCACCAGGTCCAAGAGGTCACCGATCCGTTTGCGGACATCGAGAAGGGACAGCCACCGGTCGTCAGGACCGCGTGCTTTCCCTACCCCGGCAACGTGACCGTGGAGACTCCGGATGGGCTGAAGGTCCTCGGTGACGTGCTCCTGAGCATGGCCCTCTGGCTGGAGATCGAACAGGTGTGGCTTGCTGACGCGCGAAAAGTCGAGTACACCTCACCCGAGGGAACGGCACTCCAGCGGGTCGAGTTCATCTCACAACGACGAGAGGACAAGGGCTGGCGCATCACCCTCCAGATCCCCAAAGACAGCGCCGACCTGAAGGACCTCCGGACAGAACTGAGTCAGCCTGCACCGAAGAAGCCTCCGACGAAGCCCGAGTGA
- a CDS encoding phage Gp37/Gp68 family protein, producing MAEHSKIEWTDATWNPVRGCTKISPGCKNCYAERFAERFRGVKGHPFEQGFDLRLIPGKIDEPLRWKTPQRIFVNSMSDLFHDQVPLEYIRDVFRVMNRANWHQYQILTKRAERLEDVSRDLPWADHIWMGVSIENKDYLWRMDRLRRTGARIKFLSMEPLLGPIGKLNLRGIDWVIVGGESGPGARPMCAEWVKDVRNQCERAGVAFFFKQWGGVQKKRHGRELEGRTWDEMPELVTL from the coding sequence ATGGCTGAGCATTCCAAGATCGAGTGGACGGACGCGACGTGGAACCCCGTGCGGGGTTGCACAAAGATCAGTCCCGGCTGCAAGAACTGCTACGCGGAACGCTTTGCTGAGCGCTTCCGTGGGGTTAAAGGCCACCCATTCGAGCAAGGATTCGACCTCCGGCTGATTCCCGGCAAGATCGACGAACCCCTCCGTTGGAAGACTCCGCAGCGGATCTTCGTGAACAGCATGAGCGACCTCTTCCACGACCAGGTACCGCTCGAATACATCAGAGACGTGTTCCGGGTGATGAACCGAGCGAACTGGCACCAGTACCAGATCCTGACCAAACGCGCCGAACGCTTAGAGGATGTGAGCCGCGATCTGCCATGGGCTGATCACATCTGGATGGGCGTGAGCATCGAGAACAAGGACTACTTGTGGCGGATGGACCGTCTCCGACGCACCGGCGCGCGCATCAAGTTCCTCAGCATGGAGCCACTCCTCGGGCCGATCGGCAAGCTCAACCTGCGAGGTATCGACTGGGTGATAGTGGGCGGAGAATCAGGACCCGGTGCACGCCCTATGTGCGCCGAATGGGTCAAGGACGTCAGGAACCAGTGCGAGCGCGCGGGTGTCGCGTTCTTCTTCAAGCAGTGGGGCGGCGTCCAAAAGAAGCGCCATGGTCGCGAATTGGAGGGGCGGACGTGGGACGAGATGCCAGAACTCGTCACACTTTGA
- a CDS encoding ATP-binding protein → MDIAQETLDRIGQPESEQLEYKAVLPPAATVAQLMCAFANTNGGAIVLGVVEDGNEIVINGLSDEFRAVQITSKAIDLLSPPPTVKSDYVVHHGKRLFVIEVQKSSAEVLLGGKVYTRIGERTSLKQPVPVKAIQNAGIAHMSKELADDRKSCTAARAKLLDHYESVLRILDDLSKLLYPKGSKVPTDNPEGKMLMRILFSSCADTFETFMSDLLYEIYLARPEALKSDAPVRVKDVLDCADMQEFISRYAKDKLKRLQRGSVKEFIADNKTIKSLKVFDATRIDEIEKILQIRHLYTHQNGVIDEKFRQHFPATKVNDEYRMTLDEFLTHVEYLVQAIEAVDDAARKDFRLAAFS, encoded by the coding sequence ATGGACATCGCTCAAGAGACACTCGACCGCATCGGCCAGCCCGAAAGCGAGCAACTGGAATACAAGGCAGTGCTGCCGCCCGCCGCGACCGTCGCACAACTGATGTGCGCGTTTGCGAACACCAACGGCGGAGCCATCGTCCTCGGCGTGGTCGAAGACGGCAACGAGATCGTCATCAACGGCCTCAGCGACGAGTTCCGTGCGGTACAGATCACGAGCAAAGCAATCGATCTCCTCTCGCCACCGCCCACGGTCAAGTCTGACTATGTCGTCCACCACGGCAAGCGCCTCTTCGTCATCGAGGTGCAGAAGTCGAGCGCAGAAGTTTTGCTCGGTGGCAAAGTCTATACCCGCATTGGTGAGCGGACATCGCTCAAGCAGCCAGTCCCTGTCAAAGCCATCCAGAACGCCGGCATCGCCCACATGTCAAAAGAGCTGGCGGATGATCGCAAGTCCTGCACCGCCGCGAGAGCGAAGCTGCTCGACCACTACGAGAGCGTGCTTCGCATCCTCGACGACCTCAGCAAACTCCTGTATCCTAAAGGGTCCAAGGTCCCGACCGACAATCCTGAAGGCAAGATGCTCATGCGCATCCTGTTCTCCTCCTGCGCGGACACGTTCGAGACGTTCATGTCGGACCTACTCTACGAGATCTACCTCGCTAGGCCTGAGGCACTCAAATCAGACGCACCAGTGAGGGTCAAGGATGTCTTGGACTGTGCGGACATGCAAGAGTTCATCAGCCGCTACGCGAAGGACAAGCTCAAAAGGCTGCAACGCGGGAGCGTCAAAGAATTCATCGCGGACAACAAAACGATCAAATCACTGAAGGTGTTCGATGCGACGCGCATAGACGAGATCGAGAAGATCCTGCAGATCCGACACCTCTACACGCACCAGAACGGAGTCATCGACGAGAAGTTCCGGCAGCACTTCCCCGCGACTAAGGTCAACGACGAGTACCGGATGACGCTCGACGAATTCCTCACGCACGTTGAGTATCTCGTACAAGCTATCGAAGCCGTCGATGACGCAGCGCGCAAGGACTTCAGGCTTGCAGCCTTCTCATAA
- a CDS encoding helix-turn-helix domain-containing protein, which produces METENLRRPLTAVADELQRTPEAIKEFLRRALPREQWPWRRKPRWDRQEWDGIVQGENPNRRSKAAVRKHKQRIQKREIELEHQPLTVGQVARDIGRSRTTVQRLLKNGYLRRFKGGIAESSFETFLREHPHLVPYTKLAPAQREWLVLNGFPDQTLAVKAPSVRGLLE; this is translated from the coding sequence ATGGAGACCGAGAATCTGCGTCGGCCGCTGACTGCCGTTGCCGATGAGTTGCAGCGGACACCGGAGGCGATCAAGGAGTTTCTTCGACGTGCACTTCCGCGCGAGCAGTGGCCATGGCGGAGGAAGCCACGATGGGATCGCCAGGAATGGGATGGTATCGTGCAGGGGGAGAATCCGAATCGACGCAGCAAGGCTGCCGTGCGGAAACACAAGCAGAGAATCCAGAAGCGCGAGATCGAACTGGAGCATCAACCCCTGACCGTCGGCCAGGTGGCCCGGGATATTGGCCGCTCGCGGACGACTGTGCAGCGGTTGCTGAAGAATGGCTACCTGCGTCGCTTCAAAGGTGGCATTGCCGAGTCGTCATTTGAGACGTTCCTGAGGGAACACCCCCACCTTGTGCCGTACACAAAGCTCGCACCAGCGCAAAGAGAGTGGCTGGTTCTCAACGGGTTTCCCGATCAAACTCTTGCGGTGAAAGCGCCGAGCGTGCGGGGACTGTTGGAGTAA
- a CDS encoding CHAT domain-containing tetratricopeptide repeat protein: protein MTVLSQILIRAARLSLAVGLNALPAMGQLCIGLCVVWPAMLVAQPEDPSALMAEAERLYWLDNWVKARPLYERAEKLFEAKGDARNAALARISRLRADADRHSYPEASQQLAKELENPTVANDPHVRLRCLMVKATIDLSIDPPSSADTWREALELANTIGEARWVARIQGELGIVAFLEGNSTEARGLMTKAIMSAAAAGDLAGQIRALSLIGVGLSELGEYERSLRYFDQALDLSQKNPEIRFPLMAHMGKAHSLNVLGRSREAQEFLERAVRFVEQAEMNVYRADILQALSEVAIRAKDYKSAASLLTEAIKSAKRFEMPRPRAAALLTLSRVYKEMGEMEKADECAPEAVIAARELVDMYVLPRHLAAAAEIKVLRGKITEADSLYEEAGDLIEAMLVNVPSARMRSTLVAAMSEVYVGHFALAAEKQGNPARAFEILERARGRAAADALRALPVQQPRRDGEKAQAERQVVALQIRLQQAATPRTRKELLDQLAAAEEALAPLHLEQHRFNRFLRGEPVSLEQLRKVLRDEELIVEYMLAEPTSFALVISKTTLRVQKLSGRKAISDLAQRFHNEVKMKSATSPAAGARLVDEVIRPIPEILKSNRVIFVPDGLLHLTPFDALPFERNAYLGDRRTISVVPSATVLQLIRANRPSHAQSARLLAVGNVMYPVGGGTTAAARETRGMFDPTGSRITRLPSSADEVAAVAAQAGPRAVVLDGSSATETAFKSQPLHSFSVLHLAVHGVADTKFPDRSALVFGSDPASHEDGLLQVREIDSLQLNADLVTLSACDTGAGRLQGQEGVANVVRAFLYAGARSIVSTLWEVDDTFTAALMKRFYANLGAGRDVSESLRLAKLEMRRRLGPNATPYFWGPFTVVGDGLTRIQFAAR, encoded by the coding sequence ATGACTGTCCTTTCACAGATCCTGATTCGTGCTGCCCGCTTGAGTCTGGCCGTTGGCCTTAACGCGCTCCCTGCAATGGGGCAGCTTTGCATCGGCCTATGCGTGGTTTGGCCCGCCATGCTAGTAGCACAACCGGAGGACCCAAGCGCGCTGATGGCCGAGGCGGAGCGGCTATATTGGCTGGACAACTGGGTGAAGGCTCGTCCTTTGTATGAACGCGCCGAAAAGCTCTTCGAGGCCAAGGGAGACGCTCGCAACGCGGCGCTGGCACGGATCAGTCGCCTGCGCGCCGACGCTGACCGCCACTCCTATCCTGAAGCGAGCCAACAGTTGGCAAAGGAGCTAGAAAACCCGACTGTCGCGAACGATCCGCACGTTCGTCTTCGATGCCTCATGGTGAAGGCGACAATTGACCTCAGCATCGATCCGCCCTCGTCTGCTGATACGTGGAGAGAGGCCCTGGAACTCGCAAACACCATTGGTGAGGCACGTTGGGTCGCGCGCATCCAAGGCGAACTCGGAATTGTTGCCTTTCTTGAGGGCAACAGCACGGAGGCTCGCGGGCTCATGACCAAAGCCATCATGTCAGCGGCGGCCGCAGGCGACCTTGCCGGGCAGATTCGCGCCCTCTCGCTCATCGGTGTGGGGCTATCCGAGCTCGGCGAGTATGAGCGTTCCCTCCGTTACTTCGACCAAGCGTTGGATCTGTCCCAGAAAAACCCGGAGATCCGCTTTCCATTAATGGCGCACATGGGCAAAGCGCATTCGCTCAACGTATTGGGGAGAAGCCGGGAGGCACAAGAATTCCTGGAACGGGCCGTGCGGTTCGTCGAACAGGCGGAGATGAACGTCTACAGGGCGGACATTCTGCAGGCTCTGTCCGAAGTCGCCATCCGGGCCAAGGACTATAAATCTGCCGCATCCCTGCTGACAGAGGCAATTAAATCCGCGAAGCGGTTCGAAATGCCTCGGCCTCGGGCAGCGGCGCTTCTGACTCTGAGTCGTGTCTACAAGGAGATGGGTGAAATGGAGAAGGCCGACGAGTGCGCCCCCGAGGCCGTCATTGCCGCCCGGGAACTTGTGGACATGTATGTTCTCCCGCGTCACCTTGCCGCGGCCGCGGAGATCAAGGTCCTCCGCGGCAAGATCACCGAAGCGGATTCGCTCTACGAAGAGGCGGGCGATCTGATCGAGGCTATGCTCGTCAATGTTCCGAGCGCGAGAATGCGCAGCACGCTGGTTGCCGCGATGAGCGAGGTCTATGTTGGCCACTTCGCACTCGCGGCTGAGAAGCAGGGCAATCCAGCGAGGGCCTTTGAGATCTTGGAGCGTGCACGAGGGCGCGCCGCCGCGGACGCGCTCCGCGCCCTGCCTGTGCAGCAACCGCGTCGAGATGGAGAAAAAGCCCAAGCCGAAAGACAAGTGGTTGCCCTTCAAATCCGGCTGCAGCAGGCTGCCACACCCCGGACTCGCAAGGAATTGCTGGATCAACTTGCAGCCGCGGAAGAGGCGCTCGCTCCGCTCCATTTGGAGCAACATCGCTTCAACAGGTTCCTACGAGGGGAGCCGGTTTCGCTCGAGCAGCTTCGCAAGGTGCTACGAGATGAGGAGTTGATCGTTGAGTACATGCTTGCCGAACCAACGTCTTTCGCGCTTGTCATCTCGAAAACAACCCTTCGCGTCCAGAAGCTCTCGGGTAGAAAGGCGATCTCTGATTTGGCGCAACGCTTTCACAACGAGGTCAAGATGAAGAGTGCGACGTCCCCCGCGGCTGGAGCGCGCCTCGTCGATGAAGTGATCCGTCCCATCCCAGAGATCTTAAAGAGCAACCGTGTGATCTTCGTTCCCGACGGCCTGCTCCATCTCACGCCCTTCGACGCTCTCCCGTTCGAGCGCAACGCCTACCTGGGAGACCGGCGGACAATCTCGGTGGTGCCTTCGGCGACGGTTCTCCAACTCATTCGGGCCAACAGGCCATCGCACGCTCAGTCTGCTCGTCTTTTGGCAGTGGGGAATGTGATGTATCCCGTGGGTGGTGGCACAACCGCTGCCGCCCGGGAAACTCGCGGCATGTTTGATCCAACGGGGAGCCGCATCACCAGGCTTCCATCCTCTGCTGACGAGGTTGCGGCAGTTGCCGCACAAGCGGGGCCGAGGGCCGTCGTACTCGACGGGAGTTCGGCGACCGAGACTGCGTTCAAGTCCCAACCACTCCATTCGTTCTCGGTTCTCCATCTTGCCGTGCATGGAGTCGCCGACACGAAGTTTCCGGACAGATCGGCGCTGGTGTTCGGCTCGGATCCAGCCTCCCACGAAGACGGGCTGCTGCAAGTCCGCGAGATCGATTCCCTGCAATTGAACGCCGACCTCGTGACGTTGTCAGCCTGCGATACGGGCGCCGGCAGACTTCAGGGGCAGGAAGGCGTCGCCAATGTCGTCCGCGCGTTCCTATACGCCGGCGCGCGCTCCATCGTTTCCACTCTCTGGGAGGTGGACGACACCTTCACCGCAGCGTTGATGAAGCGCTTCTATGCCAACCTGGGTGCCGGTCGCGACGTCAGCGAGTCCCTGCGACTCGCGAAACTGGAAATGCGCCGCCGGCTCGGCCCCAACGCGACGCCGTATTTCTGGGGACCATTCACGGTGGTCGGAGACGGTCTCACCAGAATTCAGTTCGCCGCTCGATGA
- a CDS encoding DEAD/DEAH box helicase family protein, translating to MSQEEWMTIEETARYLQLGKTALYDLAREGTLPSSKVGSKWLFSKRDLDAWVRSNIPLEQFFLKTSAHIEENLQLREPQVEAYKALYEYFKTGKNPAVIQIPVGCGKSGIAAIAPFGIAKGRVLIIAPNLTIKEGIFESLDVTNKQKCFWRKRNILTDEAMIGGPFATTLDSGNLSVCEKSHFVITNVQQLATNPEKWLHQFSRDFFDMIIVDEAHHSPADSWRKVHEHFKDARVINMTATPFRGDAQEIEGDLVYRYPFKKATFKGYIKRITASYAAPTELEFTAKGETKIYTLDEVLAMKEKDWFSRGIALSEPCNQTIVDNSLQRLEQLRETGTAHQLIAVACSVNHARKIVQLYEARGFKADLIYSEMEEDKKTEVKRRLTSGELDCIVQVQMLGEGFDHPKLSVAAIFRPFRTLAPYIQFVGRILRVIVQNSPGHPDNYGHIVTHAGMNLDERLREFKLFESDDQKFWEEVIGGKEPQPPENVMSGAARMRLSEQAVVNYEIVDTMIEEQFTSAEQEDIIKELREKLESLGLDPEQAEAIVLSKTSTRTTSKAAAPYQVLPQREWETRRKGLNEQVNRAANLLINRLAINRAGRELINAGIAATNNFVACVTLINKELKNKYPQPRQQWSTEQFEAATAEMEGILNVLTRRYKGVLDGKTKG from the coding sequence ATGTCTCAGGAAGAATGGATGACCATCGAGGAGACTGCGCGCTACTTGCAACTCGGGAAAACAGCGCTCTATGACCTGGCAAGGGAGGGAACGCTTCCATCGAGCAAAGTCGGGAGCAAATGGCTCTTTAGTAAACGAGACCTGGACGCGTGGGTGCGTTCGAACATCCCCCTCGAACAGTTCTTCCTCAAGACTTCCGCGCACATCGAGGAGAACCTCCAACTCCGCGAACCACAGGTCGAAGCCTACAAGGCCCTGTACGAGTACTTCAAGACGGGCAAGAACCCGGCGGTCATCCAGATCCCCGTCGGCTGTGGAAAGTCAGGTATCGCGGCCATTGCGCCCTTCGGGATCGCGAAAGGACGGGTACTGATCATCGCGCCGAATCTGACGATCAAGGAAGGAATCTTCGAGTCCTTGGACGTCACGAACAAGCAGAAGTGCTTCTGGCGGAAACGCAACATCCTGACCGACGAGGCGATGATCGGCGGGCCGTTTGCGACGACCCTTGACTCCGGGAACCTGTCGGTCTGCGAAAAGTCGCACTTCGTTATAACGAACGTCCAGCAACTCGCCACGAACCCCGAGAAGTGGCTGCACCAGTTCTCGCGCGATTTCTTCGACATGATCATCGTGGACGAAGCGCACCACTCCCCGGCCGATAGCTGGCGCAAAGTCCACGAGCACTTCAAGGACGCCCGCGTGATCAACATGACTGCGACGCCCTTCCGTGGTGACGCGCAAGAGATCGAAGGGGATCTGGTCTACCGGTACCCGTTCAAGAAGGCGACCTTCAAAGGGTACATCAAGCGCATCACCGCATCGTACGCGGCACCGACTGAATTGGAGTTCACGGCGAAGGGCGAGACGAAGATCTACACGCTGGACGAGGTTCTCGCAATGAAGGAGAAGGACTGGTTCAGCCGCGGCATCGCGCTCTCCGAGCCCTGCAACCAAACCATTGTTGATAACAGCCTACAGCGGCTCGAACAGCTCCGCGAGACCGGCACCGCGCACCAGCTCATCGCCGTCGCGTGCAGCGTGAACCACGCCCGCAAGATCGTCCAGCTCTACGAGGCGCGCGGGTTCAAGGCAGACCTAATCTACAGCGAGATGGAGGAGGACAAGAAGACTGAGGTGAAACGACGCCTCACGAGCGGCGAGCTCGACTGCATCGTCCAAGTACAAATGCTCGGCGAGGGATTCGACCACCCCAAGCTGAGCGTCGCGGCGATCTTCCGGCCCTTCCGGACGCTCGCACCCTATATCCAGTTCGTCGGCCGCATCCTGCGGGTGATCGTCCAGAACAGCCCCGGCCACCCGGACAACTACGGGCACATCGTGACGCACGCCGGCATGAACCTCGACGAGCGACTGCGCGAGTTCAAGCTCTTCGAGAGCGACGACCAGAAGTTCTGGGAGGAAGTCATCGGCGGGAAGGAACCTCAGCCCCCGGAGAACGTCATGAGCGGCGCGGCACGCATGCGACTCTCGGAGCAAGCGGTCGTGAACTACGAGATCGTGGACACGATGATCGAGGAGCAGTTCACGTCCGCTGAACAGGAAGACATCATCAAGGAATTACGCGAGAAGCTGGAGTCCCTCGGCCTGGACCCCGAACAGGCGGAAGCCATCGTGCTGTCCAAAACGAGCACAAGGACGACCTCCAAGGCCGCCGCGCCCTACCAAGTACTCCCGCAGAGAGAGTGGGAGACGAGAAGAAAGGGGCTGAACGAGCAGGTCAACCGTGCCGCAAACCTCCTTATCAACCGGCTCGCGATCAACCGCGCCGGACGAGAGCTCATCAACGCAGGCATCGCGGCGACGAACAACTTCGTGGCATGCGTCACGCTTATCAACAAGGAGCTCAAGAACAAGTACCCACAGCCACGCCAGCAGTGGAGCACAGAACAGTTCGAGGCCGCGACGGCCGAGATGGAAGGCATTCTGAACGTCCTGACGCGCCGGTACAAGGGGGTACTCGATGGCAAAACCAAAGGGTAA